One Dehalococcoidia bacterium genomic window, GGCCCAGGGCGTGCCCGACTTCGTGCGAGATGACAGTAGCTGCTGAGTCATTTCCTGTATCCAACGTTGCCTGACGCAAGTGCAGATTACACTTCGCACTTATCCAACGATGAGGGCGTTGTCTTCCACCAGTTGTCCCTATCGTTCGCATATCGTCAGGCCCGTCAGCAGCACGAAGGCATGCCGAGGCGTGGCCTGCGGCCCGGCAGCCCGCCGGGCCGCCGCCATATCACGCTGCCGTATCGGAAGGACACGCCAGGAGCGGGTTTCAGCAGGACCTGGCGCCAGGTCGGCGCCCCGGCAGCCTCAGCGGCCGCCGGCCCCGGCCGCACGCATCCGCGCCAGCACCATCTCCACCACCTCGGCCCAGGTGTCGGCGCGCGGCGGGCCGACGTCCAGGTTGGCGGAGTTCGTGAAGACGATCGTCTCCTTGCCCTGGTCGCGCAGCCGCTTCACGTTCTCGGGCGAGTCCTCGACGTACATGTCGGCGCCGACGTCCGCCTTCTCGCGCATGAAGCAGAGGTCCCAGTAGGGGATGTCGTGGTAGTCCAGCCAGTCGACGGTCTGGCGCACCGCCACCTGGTGGAAGTACTTGATGTAGAGGCGATGGGTGATGATGCGGATGCGCACGCCTTCGTCCGAGAGGCGGCGCAACGCCTGCGGCGCGCCCGGCATAACGGGCAGCACACGAAAGAGGTCGCGCTGCGTGACCGCGAAGCGGTGGAGCGCATCGTAGCCTCCGGGGGCTTTGTCGACGCCCCACTCCGGCAGGTCCCAGGTCACGGCCAGCGGCAGCTTCTCGACCGGCACGCCGAGCCACTCGGCGGCGATCGGGCGCAGGCCGGCGTAGAAGTCGGCGCAGACGCCGTCGAGGTCAACCCCCAGCACGAACCGTCGCTCAGTCATCAGCGTTCGCGCTGAGTTTAGCGCTCTCTGCCGGCCTCCTGCCGCCCTGCCCTCAGGCGCCAACATCGGCTAAACTCACGCCGATGCCTCCCGACCTCAACGCCAGGCTCGAACGCGCCCTCAACCCCAGGACTGTCGCCGTCGTCGGCGACAAAGGCCCCGGCTTCATGTGGCTCCGCGGTTACCGCGAGTTCACCGGCAAGCTCTACTCCGTGCAGGTCGACCCCACCCAGATCGCCGGTATCGAGGCACTGGGAGTGCCGAATTTCACCAGCCTCCTCGACATCCCGGACGAGATCGATTACGTGCAGGTCGCTGTCCCCCGGCGCTTCGCGCCCCTGATCGCCGCCGACGCCGCCAGGAAGAAGGTCGGCGCCGTCGCCTTCTTCACCTCCGGCTTCGCCGAGACGGACGAGGAGGAGGGCATAAGGCTCCAGGAAGAACTCACCCGGATTGCCAGGGAGAACGACCTCCTCATCATCGGGCCGAACTGCATGGGCCTCTACAACCCGGCCGTGAAAGTACGTCAGTCCGGCCAGCAGCAGGTCGAAGCGCCCGGCCCGGTCGGCTTCATCTCGATGTCGGGCACGCATGC contains:
- a CDS encoding 5'-nucleotidase, which encodes MTERRFVLGVDLDGVCADFYAGLRPIAAEWLGVPVEKLPLAVTWDLPEWGVDKAPGGYDALHRFAVTQRDLFRVLPVMPGAPQALRRLSDEGVRIRIITHRLYIKYFHQVAVRQTVDWLDYHDIPYWDLCFMREKADVGADMYVEDSPENVKRLRDQGKETIVFTNSANLDVGPPRADTWAEVVEMVLARMRAAGAGGR